The Chryseolinea soli genome contains a region encoding:
- a CDS encoding cold-shock protein: MARPQESFSKKDLEKRKLQKRKEKEQRKEERKAAPKDTSWENMVAYVDENGNLTNKPPDATVKKSTINTADIVTGSRNTGETVHVKTRQGKVMFFNYAKGFGFIKDNETGRNVFVSSNVLLNTIKDNDMVTFETEQGPKGLNAIKVRLLK, from the coding sequence ATGGCCCGACCACAAGAATCGTTCAGCAAAAAAGACCTCGAAAAAAGAAAATTACAGAAGCGCAAAGAAAAAGAGCAGCGTAAAGAAGAACGCAAAGCCGCGCCCAAAGACACCTCTTGGGAAAATATGGTCGCCTATGTTGACGAAAACGGGAACCTGACCAACAAACCACCTGACGCAACCGTCAAAAAGAGCACCATCAACACCGCCGACATTGTTACCGGATCGCGCAACACGGGCGAAACCGTCCACGTGAAGACCCGGCAAGGAAAGGTCATGTTCTTTAACTACGCCAAAGGATTTGGCTTTATCAAAGACAACGAAACCGGCCGGAATGTTTTTGTCTCCAGCAATGTGTTGCTCAACACCATCAAAGACAACGACATGGTGACTTTCGAAACCGAACAAGGTCCCAAGGGATTAAACGCCATAAAAGTAAGACTGCTTAAATAG
- a CDS encoding cold-shock protein — MQGTVKFFNDAKGFGFIKPSNSNEQDIFVHSSGLIDEIRENDEVEYEVEKGKKGLNAVKVKLV, encoded by the coding sequence ATGCAAGGAACAGTAAAATTTTTCAATGACGCCAAAGGTTTTGGTTTCATTAAGCCCTCGAACTCGAACGAACAAGACATCTTCGTTCATTCCTCCGGGCTGATCGACGAAATTCGTGAAAACGATGAAGTGGAATATGAAGTGGAAAAAGGCAAGAAGGGCTTGAACGCCGTGAAAGTGAAGCTGGTTTAA
- a CDS encoding sigma-70 family RNA polymerase sigma factor — translation MKQLKITKQITNREMQSLDKYLQEIGKVDLITAEAEVDLARRIRQGDAAALDKMVKANLRFVVSVAKQYQNNGLALGDLINEGNLGLIKAAMRFDETRGFKFISYAVWWIRQSVLQALAEQSRVVRLPLNRVGALNKMHKEFAALEQKFQREPSPAELAESMNVSLEEVESSMRFTGRQVSVDAPLSQGEDGSLLDVLASTSAETPDADLMLHSMKGEINRALAALTHRESEVISSYFGLNGHQPMTLDEIGTRFNLTRERVRQIKEKATRRLQTLTKGRSLRAYLE, via the coding sequence GCAGGAGATCGGCAAGGTGGACCTGATCACGGCCGAGGCCGAGGTGGATCTGGCGCGGCGGATACGACAGGGGGATGCCGCGGCACTGGACAAAATGGTGAAGGCTAATTTGCGTTTCGTCGTTTCTGTGGCCAAGCAATATCAGAACAACGGTCTCGCCCTCGGAGACCTGATCAACGAAGGCAACCTGGGCCTGATCAAAGCAGCGATGCGATTTGACGAGACACGCGGTTTTAAATTCATTTCCTATGCGGTGTGGTGGATCCGTCAATCCGTTTTGCAGGCATTGGCCGAGCAATCGCGCGTGGTGAGACTTCCGTTGAATCGCGTGGGGGCCCTCAACAAAATGCACAAGGAGTTCGCGGCACTGGAACAAAAATTTCAGCGCGAGCCTTCCCCGGCCGAGCTCGCAGAATCGATGAATGTTTCGCTGGAAGAAGTGGAATCCAGCATGCGCTTTACCGGGCGGCAGGTTTCGGTAGACGCACCGTTGAGCCAGGGCGAAGACGGCAGCTTGTTGGATGTGTTGGCCAGCACCAGCGCTGAAACACCGGATGCTGATCTCATGCTCCACTCGATGAAGGGGGAGATCAACCGTGCACTGGCGGCGTTGACCCACCGCGAGTCGGAAGTGATTTCCAGCTACTTCGGTCTCAATGGTCACCAACCCATGACCCTCGACGAAATCGGCACGCGCTTTAACCTGACCCGTGAGCGCGTAAGGCAAATAAAAGAAAAAGCTACCCGGCGCCTGCAAACCCTCACCAAGGGCAGATCGCTGCGCGCATACCTGGAATAA